ATACAGTGTATACTTACATATGCTATATTTccctttatttttatgttcttatattttctaatttttttttagttcaTATAgtagataaaataaaattattttctccAAACGGAACAACGGTATGGGAAAAAATAGCAtgaatttgtaaaaatataaatgaaagaaTATTATGATATCTATGAATGTTTGAAGTCATTTATATGAACATGCAATATGTCTTTAGACTAATTAAAatgtgaatatatatatatttaaaatttaataggattttagttttttacaaaaacgagtacagaaaaaaatattatgttgTAGCTGTGAAAATTATAAGGGCATTAAAAATACGTTatgttcatataataactatagcaatataaaaacttatatatgtaaagaTTGttctattttaaaaaataaaaagtatgcacagaattttaatttattacacgaacaaattattttaaaaaaagcatttaaaaattatactactgatataaataatgtaacTAGCACAAACAATACCccttataataataacgaaataaaatttatgcATGGAAATATTCGAACCATTctgaataataaaaatatatatcgaGATACGAAAAATGGAAAAggaaattttattaattcatataaacaaaacaaaaacagTTAttctaatataaaaaatagacaCGAATTTGTTAAAGAAGATTATTCAAAGCTATATGGCAACAATAgtgaaaaatatgtttatgaTACATTTAAAGATCAAAACTATTACATAAATAGTagcaatatatataatcacatggatatggaaaataataatattttcagaTATGACGATGAATTAGATAATGGCCAGAATTCCaatttcgaaaaaaattatttaaccAGCGAGAATATAATTAGTAACAATAATTTTGGGAAAAAACAAAGTAACAATAATTTTgggaaaaaacaaaatatagaaagtaaaaaaacaaagacAAAAAATGATCAGAGAACTAAAATTTGTACTAAATTTCACAATAGTTTTGAccataatatttatcaaaatagtCATGAAATAAAGGAAGAAgcatacaaaaatatagacTATAATATGCCAAGTAAAAAAGAGGgaaataattatacaaGGCATATCaataaattgttatatCGCTATAGTAATATGGATAATGATGATTacagaaaaattaaaatcgataatttttttcaaccACAGTAAAGATAcctatatataaaaaagggGAAAacaatacattttttatatcagcATGTTTAAAATGAGAcagttatatttattacctttgtattcattttaaatttgtttgtAAAATCGGgtttattttatagaattttttttctaccgtttttaatttatattcttaATATGTTACATATTCATGTGAATGTGTATATTTACCTATTGTACATATATGCGTATTTGTTTGTGaggataattttttataatatatatacacgtgttttattttttatttacacctaaaaattaaaaaaatatctaaGTTTAGATAGTtataacattaaaaaaacaaaaaaatacaagaataactttttaaaatataatcataatgtaaacaaattaacaattaaacaaaattgtGGATTATGAACAGATTAATTGAAAcagattaaaaaaaataatagctATATAGGATAGTATAAAAggcacatttttttttttaataaaagtatgtgcatttaataaattcatatgaattgttcagaaaaaatgaaaaaatatagctaaaatttataattaattttttttttatgaacgAAACATAATGGTATTTtgattaataaaattataatggTTCGACAATTTATTTGATCTAATAACTTTATTCGAATCAGGTATAACTGGCATATCGCTTATTTCCAATGGTTTTGGAAACTCGTTAAAATAAGGATGTTTTAATGCATCGGAAGCTGACATTCTGTCTTGTGGattaaaatgtaataatttttttaacaaatctAAACCAATATCCGATAAATATAGTCCTGAAAATTGGCTAGCTATGTTAGGAAAATGAGATcgaatattattaacattcattttaatttttttttttttgaataaatctttattttttgatataaaagagtattcataaaattttggATATGTTTCTTTATCAGGTAATCCtaacaaatttaatattttccacATTTGATCAACTTCATTTTCACCTAAAAATAAAGGTTTTTTTAGTATCATTTCTGCAAATATACAACCTATACTCCACatatcaattttatttgtatagCATTTTTCtcctaataataattcagGAGCTCTATACCATAAAGTTActacattttttgtaaaattagGATTATCAACATGACTAAATTTTCTGGCCATACCAAAatcacatatttttaaaatacctttattactatataataaatttgttgGTTTTAAATCTCGGTGCATAACCCAATTTGTGTGCAAATAATTAACACCATTTAATAGCTGCTTTAATAAGCATTTCAATTCAGAAACAGTAAAACCTGGTGATTTATTATCTAGTAgcatttttaattcatgTTCAATGTATTCCATaactaaatatatatcatttaaatgCTTTCCTACTATAACTTCTTTAATagacaaaatattttcatggTCGAGTtgtaacaaaatattaatttctCTTAACGATGTAATTGCAAAACCTTCATGTCGGATATTTGAGAAATTTTTTAGTTGTTTCAAagcaataattttttttgtttttttattttgagcTCTAAATACTGTTCCATATGTCCCTTcacttattttatttaattttttataatttttaatgcTTCGACATCCATTTAATATACAATCAATTTGGTCTGTTTCATTATCACTTAAACATTCTTCTTCATTACTATCATATTCATCACATATTTCTTCTTTAGCACTACTATTTTCACTTTCTGAATCATTTgcatcattttctttatttttatttccaacATTTTGATGTtgttcattattatttgaattatcTTCAATATCATCTTTGGTgtgtttttcattttgtttatcaACATCATGGTTGTGTTGTAATTCCTTTTCATGTTTATAGAATTCGTCTTTATGATCTACATACTTAGGGCGTTTATAGTTTATCGTTTTTTCAAAGGAACTTGaaaaactatttttataatttttttttgaaaaatcaTTATAGTTATCtgagtatttttttttttttttttcataattttttttagaatatTCTTCAATGTGTTCATTATTGgatttattataatgatGAGATGCCATTTTGGcattatattcttttttttcattgtGTATGTGATAAAATTCTGgtgaatttttatattttcttttatcacaatatttatttatttcggTGTGTCGTTTTtcaaatgtttttttttcaccataattatatgaatatctATATGCTGCttcgttattttttaaaggaTTGTTATCATTATCCAAGAGTTTCTTTCGTTTTATATCTCTTTCCATTCTATTGaaaaattgatatattgttatcaaattagtatatttttatttttttttatatatttaatttatttattcagGTACTAATTTAATTCAGCATTTGTTTTGTTTGTCCATCATATTTAATTACAAGTATTACAAACGTTCttggaaaatattttccatttatcaaaaaaataatattatttataagtcattattttttaacatatattttaataatttatcagtcctgcatatataaaaatattttactatattttcttaacgtttttattagtttgccaatttttttgttataaacatatatccctatatttattaaaaatttgatattaaaaaacaatttttataatatcaaTTGATGCTGTTAAAGTTTTAGTGAAttacataatataatttgattACCAGCATATGCAATAGTTgttaatttgaaaaaaaaaaaaaaaaaaaaaaaaatatattatattatatgctaCCTTCCAATGTGATACTtttgtatgtatatttacacataataataatatcacaaacataaaaataaaaatattagtatataaatatatgtaatatatagttTGAGAATATTTTCcttcttttatatataacaaagaaatagaataatatagttaaattaaattttgtaaaaaaatatattactgAAAATGtacattttaaataatatgtaaacatgctaataaaattaattgatctttataatttattcataGTAGTgttgtttgtttttttattatcccaaaaatgaaataaataaaaaacttttgttttgtatttaaggtacatatatattgttagTTTGTTTGCCAATACATATACATGTGTATTATAAAAACCccccaaaaaataaattagttttttttttagtatagTTTGTTATGTTATTCGATGTATAaggatatatttataattggggtttt
The DNA window shown above is from Plasmodium berghei ANKA genome assembly, chromosome: 7 and carries:
- a CDS encoding cdc2-related protein kinase 1, with the protein product MERDIKRKKLLDNDNNPLKNNEAAYRYSYNYGEKKTFEKRHTEINKYCDKRKYKNSPEFYHIHNEKKEYNAKMASHHYNKSNNEHIEEYSKKNYEKKKKKYSDNYNDFSKKNYKNSFSSSFEKTINYKRPKYVDHKDEFYKHEKELQHNHDVDKQNEKHTKDDIEDNSNNNEQHQNVGNKNKENDANDSESENSSAKEEICDEYDSNEEECLSDNETDQIDCILNGCRSIKNYKKLNKISEGTYGTVFRAQNKKTKKIIALKQLKNFSNIRHEGFAITSLREINILLQLDHENILSIKEVIVGKHLNDIYLVMEYIEHELKMLLDNKSPGFTVSELKCLLKQLLNGVNYLHTNWVMHRDLKPTNLLYSNKGILKICDFGMARKFSHVDNPNFTKNVVTLWYRAPELLLGEKCYTNKIDMWSIGCIFAEMILKKPLFLGENEVDQMWKILNLLGLPDKETYPKFYEYSFISKNKDLFKKKKIKMNVNNIRSHFPNIASQFSGLYLSDIGLDLLKKLLHFNPQDRMSASDALKHPYFNEFPKPLEISDMPVIPDSNKVIRSNKLSNHYNFINQNTIMFRS